From Alloacidobacterium dinghuense:
GTTCGACTCAACGCCGACGGCACAGCGCGTGCCTCAAGTGCCACGCAGGATATCGGAACCGGAACCTACACCGTCTTTGCACAAGTGGTGTCAGAGAAGACGGGAATTTCTGTCGAAAAAGTTGATGTGGTTTTAGGAGACAGCTCACTTCCTCCGGGGCCGACGTCAGGCGGTTCCACCGGAAACGCATCGGTGCTGCCTGCAATTGCAAAAGCAACACAAATGGCAGTCGACACGCTCATGCAAGTTGCCGTCAAAACGGAATGCTCGCCATTTCACAATGCCGACCCAAGCACGCTCAAGATGACAGCCGGTCGCCTCCACGCGCAGGACAAGGCGCCGGAAAGCGGTGTCCCCTTCGGCGATATTCTCAAGATGCGCCGCCTCGCCAGCATCGACGGACAGGCTAGAACGGCTCCTGATGAGAGTTCGCGGAAGCTCTCCAGTCATACCTTCGGCGCCCAGTTCTGCGAAGTTACCTGGGACCCGGGAATTGCGCGTCTGCGTGTCTCGCGCTGGCTGACAATCATGGACGCCGGACGTATCATTAATCAGAAGACCGCGCGCAACCAGGTTCTTGGCGGCGTGGTGATGGGCATCGGCATGGCTCTCTTCGAAGAGACGATCTACGACCGGCGAAACGGCAAGCCGCTCAACAATAACTTCGCCGACTATATCGTTTCGACAAACGCGGACATTCCGGACATGGATTGTATCTTTGTCGAATATCCGGACTTGAACCTCAATGAGTACGGGGCTCGCGGAGTCGGCGCGATCGGGCTCACAGGTGTAGCGTCTGCGCTGGCCATGGCCGTACATCACGCAACCGGAGTGCGTGTTCGCGATCTGCCCATTCGTATCGAGCAGTTGCTGGCGTAATCCATGTCTGAACTGCAACAAATCGTAGCGCTATGGCGGGCGGCGAAAGCGAGACAGGAAGAAGTTTGCCTTGCAACCGTTGTGCGCGTCGAAGGCTCGTCGTATCGAAAGCCTGGGGCGCGCATGCTGCTCACACAAGATGGCCAGCGCGCAGGAACGATCAGCGGTGGCTGCCTTGAAGCCGAGGTCGCAAAGAAGGCGTGGTGGCTTACCAGAAATGGCTCAACAATCCAGCGCTACAGCAGCTTCTTTGACGACGATTCTCCTGCTCCGTATGGATTGGGTTGCGGTGGTACGGTGCATGTCCATCTGGATCGCAGCAACGCGGCGCATGCGGTACTCAACGCACTGGACGCGAATCTCAATAAGCGGATCCCATTTGTGATTGTCACAGATACAGATAGAGCGAAGACCGTACTGGTGCAACAGATCGGCGGGGAGACTTTGTTTGTATCTCCCGCAGAGCCGTCCCTGGCCGGAATCACTAGCCTGGCACAGCGAGCGGCCAGTGAGCGACGTTCCTTTTATGCGGTGCTCCCGTCGGCTTCTGGTCATACCAGCGAGCTCTTTGTTGAATACGTGGCACCGAGCCCGGCATTAACGATCTTCGGCGCTGGAGACGATGCGAAGCCGCTGGCCGACTTTGCGAAGCGTCTGGGATGGTATATCACGATCGCGGATGGCCGTTCCCACCTCGCTTCGGCTGCCCGTTTTCCGCAGGTGGATCGCGTCATCGTTCTCGACTTTGAAGCGACTTCACCGCTGCGAGAGCTGTCCGTGAGCGCAGACGACGCCTTCGTGCTGCTCACGCACAGCTATGAGCAGGACCGCGCAATCCTGCGGCAGGTGCTTCCTTATAGGCCGAAGTATCTCGGCATGCTGGGTCCACGGCAGCGCACAGAGCGCCTGGTCGGTGAAATTGCCTCGCTAATAGGTATTTCGTCTGCCGAGTGCATGGCAGCACTGCATGCTCCCGTGGGATTTGACATCGGAGCCCACACACCCGAAAGCATCGCCCTTTCGATCATCGCGGAAATCGTCGCGGTCATCAATGGACGTGAGGGAACATCATTGAAAAAGCAGGCGCGCAAGCACATTCACCCCACGCTCAACTATGTCTGATTGTGAGCAAAAAGCACGCTGCGCAGCCATCGTTCTCGCCGCAGGTGCTTCCACACGGTTAGGCCAACCGAAACAACTGCTCAGGCTGGATGGCGAAAGTCTCCTTCGCCGCACCGTGAGACTCGCGTTCGAAGCTGGCTGCTCGCCGGTCTTTGCTGTCCTTGGGTTCAATGCGCAACGTATGCAGCAGGAACTCTTAGTGTCTGGGGCGAAAGTCGTGGTGAATCCCAACTGGCGGTCAGGGATGGGTTCATCGTTGCGTTGCGGAATCTCTGCCTTGATGGCGGAAGATCCAGTGCCGCCAAAAACGATGCTTCTTGTCTGCGATCAGGCAAGACTGTCGGGGGAGAGTCTTTCGGAATTAATTCGGGTGAACGCGCAAGGCAGATCTCTGATTACAGCATCGCGTTACGCCAGCAGATTAGGCGTCCCAGCCATCTTCGACAAACAGCTATACGCCGATCTGTTGAAAGTCGAAGGCGATCAGGGCGCTCGCTCCGTAATCCAGCGCTACCTCGACCAAACCACTACAGTCGAATTCCACGACGGCATCATCGACATTGACACCCCGGACGACCTAATAGACCTAGGCGTAAACAGCTAGCGTTCCCACCCAGATTCACAGGCCAGAACTTGGAGATATTACTGTGTTTTTGGACATTGACTCAAACGGCCTAGCCTACAATATTGGCGAAGTTCAGAGAGTACACGGACTGAGGCCGTAAGCATGCTAGGGAGTATGTCATTACTTCTGTTTGTGCAGGCAGTCCCGGCGGCTCCCGCACAAACGGGCAAATGGTTCACGGCACCTGCCGTGGCCGCAGCAGTGATCACGTCGATATTAACTATCGGGGGAATCGTCCTCAAGGACTATCTCCTTAAATTGTTAGAGGAGCGGCGATCAGAGGAGAAAGCTCAAAGCGCGATATATGAACGGTATTCACACCCTCTTGTGAGTTCGGCAGTTTCCCTAATGAATCGTTTACATGAAATCTTGTACCAGCAGCATAGGCCCGTATATCTCTTGGGAGAGGGCCTCTCCACGGGGTCAAGTCCAGGAAGTATATACCGCTCCTATAAGAAGCTGAGTACCATTTACAGACTGGCTGCAATGTTAGGTTGGATCCGCGCTTGTCGTAGGGAGTTCTCCTATCTTCGAGTTGCAGACATCGGAAAAGCTGGAGGGATTCACAGAGCAATCGATGATTTTGAAAACTCTCTCGCTGACGGAAATTGGGTTGAATGGCAGCGGATTACAAGATTATGTGACCTGTGGCTGTTGTGTAAGCCAGGTGATCTCAGAAAAACACCAGATACCAGTGCACTCGCCGCACAAGTCGACAATTTGATTTGGAACTGCCTCGAAAATGAAAACGTCGAAGACGTCTCTCTACTGCCTGACTCAGCAAAGCGTGCTTTGTGTCGAACGGTAGCTGATTGTCTTTCTTCGCATCTTCGAACCAATGAAGTTGCAGAAGCCTCTATGCAGCGCTCTTGGCCGGATGCTTTCGCAATCATAGGTATGCGGGAAGCTTGGATATACCGAGACTGGCAAAGCGGTATTGGAGATATGATGATTCGGCCGACAGAAACAGAAGAACGCAGATTTGAAGTGATTGGGTTCGGCGACTTCGAGCATCTCGCACTAAATAGTAATGAACAACAACCTTTGTCACTAAACCGACTGTTCGAACTGTTTGACAATCTCAATCTGAGCATTGAAGATCGCTTCGATGCCCGGCCTACACAGCTCAAGAGCGTGGCTACCGCAACGGCGCGACTCATTTTGGAAATTGACAAAATCCAAGGCAAGCAATCGATAGTTTCTGAAAATTCTAGAGAGAGAGCCGACGAGATTCTCAGAAAGCTCGACTCACAAAAGTAACCGGAACTGAGAATAGTGCCAGCCTCGACGTGACTGATGAAAGTGGAATGTCAATTCGATCCTTTCATGCTAACCCCCGCCTGACGCCCCTCAAAGAGCTCATTTACACTGGAAATAACCCATATTTTGCAAGGAGAACCAGGTGTCAGAACGCACCTTCAGCATCATCAAACCAGACGCCGTCCGCAAGGGCTACACCGGAGCGATCCTCGCTGAAATCGAGAAGGCCGGTTTTAAGATTGTCGCCATTAAGAAGGCGTCTATTTCCAAGGCTCAGGCCGAAGGATTCTATTACGTGCACAAAGAGCGCCCCTTCTTCGGCTCACTCACCGACTTCATGTCCTCCGGCTCCATCTTCCCGATGGTGCTCGAGAAGGAGAACGCAATCGCCGACCTTCGTAAGCTGATGGGCGCCACCAACCCGGCTAACGCCGAGGAAGGCACGATCCGAAAGAAGTATGCCGGCTCCATTGAGGAGAACGCCATCCACGGCTCCGACGGAGAAGACACGGCAAAGTTCGAAATCGGTTATTTCTTCGCAGGATACGAACTTCTCTGACCTTTAGTCCCTGGCCTTTTCCCAAAAGGCCAGGGATTTTCGAAAAATCAACGGAACTAATGCTTCTCCCGTAGCGTAAGCCGTCACAGGAGAAAGCTATGCCTTCCGCAAGATCCCTTCTTCGGTATTCCATCTCAACCATCGCCGTCTGCGCCATGTCTTTTGCCGCGCTTCCCG
This genomic window contains:
- a CDS encoding XdhC family protein, with the protein product MSELQQIVALWRAAKARQEEVCLATVVRVEGSSYRKPGARMLLTQDGQRAGTISGGCLEAEVAKKAWWLTRNGSTIQRYSSFFDDDSPAPYGLGCGGTVHVHLDRSNAAHAVLNALDANLNKRIPFVIVTDTDRAKTVLVQQIGGETLFVSPAEPSLAGITSLAQRAASERRSFYAVLPSASGHTSELFVEYVAPSPALTIFGAGDDAKPLADFAKRLGWYITIADGRSHLASAARFPQVDRVIVLDFEATSPLRELSVSADDAFVLLTHSYEQDRAILRQVLPYRPKYLGMLGPRQRTERLVGEIASLIGISSAECMAALHAPVGFDIGAHTPESIALSIIAEIVAVINGREGTSLKKQARKHIHPTLNYV
- a CDS encoding nucleotidyltransferase family protein, giving the protein MSDCEQKARCAAIVLAAGASTRLGQPKQLLRLDGESLLRRTVRLAFEAGCSPVFAVLGFNAQRMQQELLVSGAKVVVNPNWRSGMGSSLRCGISALMAEDPVPPKTMLLVCDQARLSGESLSELIRVNAQGRSLITASRYASRLGVPAIFDKQLYADLLKVEGDQGARSVIQRYLDQTTTVEFHDGIIDIDTPDDLIDLGVNS
- the ndk gene encoding nucleoside-diphosphate kinase, with translation MSERTFSIIKPDAVRKGYTGAILAEIEKAGFKIVAIKKASISKAQAEGFYYVHKERPFFGSLTDFMSSGSIFPMVLEKENAIADLRKLMGATNPANAEEGTIRKKYAGSIEENAIHGSDGEDTAKFEIGYFFAGYELL